In Coleofasciculaceae cyanobacterium, one genomic interval encodes:
- a CDS encoding WecB/TagA/CpsF family glycosyltransferase, producing the protein MNYKRVNILNIPIDNIGMYELLDRLQNGGVVFTPNVDHLVKLQKDREFYQVYQDADYRVCDSQLILYASRFLGQPIDEKVSGSDLFPAFYHCYSSDKNVKIFLLGGLEGVAEKASRRINAKVGRNMVIGSYSPPFGFEKDPAECSKIVEIIDRSGANVLAVGVGAPKQEKWIGKYKASLPRVSTFFAIGATLDFEAGNLRRAPAWMSSAGLEWLYRLILEPGRLWRRYLVEDLGFFALILRQKLNLNRKKTFLRKTYLNQDN; encoded by the coding sequence ATGAACTATAAGCGGGTAAATATATTAAATATTCCTATCGATAATATAGGAATGTACGAGCTTTTAGATAGGTTGCAAAATGGTGGAGTTGTATTTACACCTAACGTAGATCATCTGGTCAAGCTACAGAAAGATCGTGAATTTTATCAAGTATATCAAGATGCCGATTATCGAGTGTGCGATAGTCAATTGATTTTATATGCCTCGCGCTTTTTAGGACAGCCAATTGACGAAAAAGTATCGGGTTCGGATTTATTTCCCGCTTTTTACCACTGCTACAGTAGTGATAAGAACGTTAAAATATTTTTGTTGGGCGGTTTGGAAGGCGTAGCCGAAAAAGCTAGTCGTAGAATCAATGCTAAAGTTGGGCGCAATATGGTTATTGGTTCTTATTCTCCTCCTTTCGGCTTTGAAAAAGATCCCGCAGAGTGTAGCAAGATTGTTGAGATAATTGATCGCTCTGGAGCTAATGTCTTGGCAGTGGGAGTCGGCGCACCCAAGCAGGAAAAATGGATTGGTAAATATAAGGCTAGCTTACCAAGAGTTTCCACTTTCTTTGCGATTGGCGCAACTTTGGACTTTGAAGCAGGAAACCTGCGTCGAGCTCCTGCATGGATGAGTTCAGCTGGTTTAGAGTGGCTTTATCGCTTAATTTTAGAGCCTGGTAGACTTTGGAGAAGATATTTGGTAGAAGATCTTGGGTTTTTTGCGTTAATTTTGCGCCAGAAACTTAATTTAAATCGTAAAAAAACTTTTTTGAGAAAAACTTATTTGAATCAAGACAATTAA